One window from the genome of Thermus sediminis encodes:
- a CDS encoding enolase C-terminal domain-like protein produces MATVKDLRLIPFRIPLKAPLRWGKASEMEALEHALLEVELSDGSLGRAEVAIRPTIYGETLGSAEAGLAYLRPRLLGLEADDHEAIRAVLEAFPCNHALKGALDLALWEAWARSEGEELHQVLRPAKHRVRVAYILGLASEEEALADARMAYGAGVRVFKVKVGRDLEGDTRRIRRLKEAFPDADLYADANESLSPKEAEAYLLAWRELGLLYVEEPLPTEEVEARRRLKERGILPLIADDSAMTPKDLRRELGLDTFDLLNLKPARTGATWTLEMLALARERGKRAMVGSQAQSSFGAYHSALLAFQQGVTGPNELAFHLKAEGGFLDFPAFREGWLHWEDLVEARFDEGAFQRYAL; encoded by the coding sequence ATGGCGACCGTCAAGGACCTCCGCCTTATCCCCTTCCGCATCCCCCTGAAGGCCCCCTTGCGCTGGGGGAAGGCCTCGGAGATGGAGGCCCTAGAGCACGCCCTCCTGGAGGTGGAGCTTTCCGATGGCTCCCTGGGCCGGGCCGAGGTGGCCATCAGGCCCACCATCTACGGGGAGACCCTGGGGAGCGCGGAGGCGGGGCTGGCCTACCTCAGGCCCAGGCTCCTTGGCCTCGAGGCCGACGACCATGAGGCCATCCGCGCGGTTTTGGAGGCTTTCCCCTGCAACCACGCCCTCAAAGGGGCCCTGGACCTGGCCCTCTGGGAGGCCTGGGCCCGGAGCGAGGGGGAGGAGCTCCACCAGGTCCTGAGGCCCGCCAAGCACCGGGTGCGGGTGGCCTATATCCTGGGGTTGGCCTCGGAGGAGGAGGCCCTTGCCGATGCCCGGATGGCCTACGGGGCGGGGGTCAGGGTCTTCAAGGTCAAGGTGGGCCGGGACCTGGAGGGGGACACGAGGAGGATCCGGCGCCTCAAGGAGGCCTTCCCCGACGCCGACCTCTACGCCGACGCCAACGAGAGCCTAAGCCCCAAGGAGGCGGAGGCCTACCTCCTGGCCTGGAGGGAGCTCGGCCTCCTCTACGTGGAGGAGCCCCTGCCCACAGAGGAGGTGGAGGCGAGGCGTAGGCTCAAGGAGAGGGGCATCCTCCCCCTCATCGCCGACGACAGCGCCATGACCCCCAAGGACCTCAGGCGGGAGCTAGGCCTGGACACCTTTGACCTCCTCAACCTCAAGCCCGCCCGCACCGGGGCCACCTGGACCCTGGAGATGCTCGCCCTGGCCCGGGAGAGGGGCAAGAGGGCCATGGTGGGAAGCCAGGCCCAGAGTAGCTTTGGGGCCTACCACTCCGCCCTCCTCGCCTTCCAGCAAGGGGTCACCGGGCCCAACGAGCTCGCCTTCCACCTCAAGGCGGAAGGGGGCTTCCTGGACTTCCCCGCCTTCAGGGAGGGGTGGCTCCACTGGGAAGACCTCGTGGAGGCCCGCTTTGACGAGGGGGCCTTCCAGAGGTACGCCCTATAG
- a CDS encoding bioflim formation protein has protein sequence MKRLPILGLLLGLALAQAPVYPENTAGFGYAPDKGFYLQGSLVLPFSPLGIDTGLDLQVLLSQNPEVYALLKANLFPGLVLADLYTSVGLGLDLRYPFGVHLGPLLSLEVPGGALSGTLGLGYQGGFHLAWGVGFRLYLEPLALEASTSDRYPFLLSLLYLW, from the coding sequence ATGAAGCGCCTCCCGATCCTCGGCCTCCTCCTGGGCCTGGCCCTGGCCCAGGCCCCGGTCTACCCGGAGAACACCGCCGGCTTCGGCTACGCCCCGGACAAGGGCTTCTACCTCCAGGGAAGCCTCGTACTCCCCTTCAGCCCCCTGGGGATCGACACCGGCCTTGACCTCCAGGTCCTCCTCTCCCAAAACCCCGAGGTCTACGCCCTCCTCAAGGCCAACCTCTTCCCCGGGCTTGTCCTCGCCGACCTCTACACCTCGGTGGGCTTGGGCCTGGACCTCCGCTACCCCTTTGGGGTCCATCTGGGGCCCCTCTTGAGCCTCGAGGTCCCGGGCGGGGCCCTCTCGGGGACCCTGGGCCTGGGGTACCAGGGGGGCTTCCACCTGGCCTGGGGGGTGGGCTTCCGCCTCTACCTGGAGCCCCTGGCCTTGGAAGCTTCCACCTCAGACCGCTACCCCTTCCTCCTAAGCCTCCTCTACCTCTGGTAG
- a CDS encoding HAD family hydrolase has translation MVRALLLDLDGTLVDTDPLHLLAWREVLRSFGLEVDPEFYRKRISGRLNPEIVRDLLGMEGEEAGRLIEAKEAHFRELAQGLKPTPGLGELLDLAQKKGLPWAVVTNAPKENAHHVLKALGLNPPLLVLAEEVGRGKPDPLPYRVALERLGVGPEEALAFEDSPSGVESALGAGIPTYALLTGHPREALLAAGAQGVLRDFWEALALL, from the coding sequence ATGGTTAGGGCCCTCCTCTTGGACCTGGACGGCACCTTGGTGGACACGGACCCCCTGCACCTCCTAGCCTGGCGGGAGGTCTTGAGGTCCTTTGGCCTCGAGGTGGACCCGGAGTTTTACCGGAAGAGGATCTCCGGCCGCCTAAACCCCGAGATCGTGCGGGACCTCTTGGGCATGGAAGGGGAGGAGGCTGGGAGGCTCATAGAGGCCAAGGAGGCTCACTTCCGGGAACTGGCCCAAGGCCTTAAGCCCACCCCGGGCCTAGGGGAGCTTCTGGATTTAGCCCAGAAAAAGGGCCTCCCCTGGGCCGTGGTCACCAACGCCCCCAAGGAGAACGCCCACCACGTGCTGAAGGCCCTGGGCTTGAACCCACCCCTCCTGGTCCTGGCGGAGGAGGTGGGCCGGGGCAAGCCCGACCCCCTCCCCTACCGGGTGGCCCTGGAGCGCCTGGGGGTGGGGCCGGAGGAGGCCCTGGCCTTTGAGGACTCCCCTTCCGGGGTGGAAAGCGCCTTGGGTGCGGGCATCCCCACCTACGCCCTCCTCACGGGGCACCCCAGGGAGGCCCTCCTCGCCGCCGGGGCCCAGGGGGTCTTAAGGGACTTCTGGGAGGCCCTGGCCCTCCTATAG
- the ruvX gene encoding Holliday junction resolvase RuvX, translating into MRVGALDVGEARIGLAVGEEGLPFASGRGYLVRRGLEEDVEALLDFVRREGLAKLIVGLPLRTDLKESAQAARVLPLVEALRARGVEVELWDERYTTKAALARLRHAPRRVRREKGKLDEMSAVVLLEGYLAQGP; encoded by the coding sequence ATGCGGGTGGGCGCGCTTGACGTGGGGGAGGCCAGGATCGGCCTGGCCGTGGGGGAGGAGGGGCTTCCCTTCGCCTCTGGCCGGGGGTATCTCGTGCGCCGGGGCCTGGAGGAGGACGTGGAGGCCCTTTTGGACTTCGTACGCCGGGAGGGCCTTGCCAAGCTCATCGTGGGCCTTCCCCTGCGCACGGACCTCAAGGAGAGCGCCCAGGCGGCCCGGGTCCTCCCCCTGGTGGAGGCCCTGAGGGCCCGGGGGGTGGAGGTGGAGCTTTGGGACGAGCGCTACACCACCAAGGCGGCCCTGGCCCGCCTGCGGCACGCCCCCAGGCGGGTGCGGCGGGAGAAGGGCAAGCTAGACGAGATGAGCGCGGTGGTCCTTTTGGAGGGGTACCTTGCCCAAGGGCCCTAG
- the thpR gene encoding RNA 2',3'-cyclic phosphodiesterase: MRLFYAIFLPEDVRRVLVEAQGKVSRYKGWKEVPPHQLHLTLLFLGERPEEDLENLVALGHRLGRQVPPFWARLKGTGYFPNEGTPRVWFAKAEGEGFGPLAQGLREGVRELLGEGALEAEGDRAFKPHITLARRKAPAPRVPPLVFGLTWPVEVFALVRSELRPKGPVYTILERFPLRGEHGRKQEESPGERPEDH, translated from the coding sequence ATGAGGCTCTTCTACGCCATTTTTCTACCGGAAGACGTGCGGCGGGTCCTGGTGGAGGCCCAGGGAAAGGTTTCCCGCTACAAGGGCTGGAAGGAGGTCCCTCCCCACCAGCTCCACCTCACCCTCCTCTTCCTAGGGGAGAGGCCCGAGGAAGACCTCGAGAATCTCGTTGCCCTAGGCCACCGCCTGGGGCGGCAGGTGCCCCCCTTTTGGGCGAGGCTCAAGGGCACCGGCTACTTCCCCAACGAGGGCACGCCTCGGGTCTGGTTCGCCAAGGCCGAGGGGGAAGGCTTTGGCCCCCTGGCCCAGGGCCTGCGGGAGGGGGTGAGGGAGCTCCTAGGGGAAGGGGCCCTGGAGGCGGAGGGGGATAGGGCCTTCAAGCCCCACATCACCCTGGCCCGGCGCAAGGCCCCCGCCCCCCGGGTCCCCCCGCTGGTCTTCGGCCTCACCTGGCCCGTGGAAGTCTTCGCCCTGGTGCGTTCGGAGCTTAGGCCTAAGGGACCCGTCTACACGATCCTGGAGAGATTCCCCTTGCGAGGTGAACATGGACGAAAACAGGAAGAGAGCCCTGGAGAACGCCCTGAAGACCATTGA
- a CDS encoding YgfZ family protein — translation MKDALERALSGEGFFAFPGLLLLAGPDAFGFLQGQATRDLRRLGAPSGVLFLNHKGQIEEAATLFPHAEGFLLAPWGTLSGLKARLQRYIVFDRVELLELPLFRLLHADGREEVAERGEGGLPLEVFPVYALLKGVPLLGDIQGELPQSVGLLHLVDYGKGCYVGQEIMARTEGKEVPYRLVGLKALRAGEVGELFLEGKRVGEIKRLERTPFGLLGLGLVRKEVPLGGAVTGGGGEYLLLPYPFAEALWSGQRSSG, via the coding sequence ATGAAGGACGCTTTGGAAAGGGCCCTATCCGGGGAGGGGTTCTTCGCCTTCCCCGGGCTTCTCCTCCTTGCGGGCCCCGATGCCTTCGGTTTCCTCCAGGGCCAGGCCACCCGGGACTTGAGGCGGCTAGGGGCCCCTTCGGGGGTTCTCTTCCTGAACCATAAGGGCCAGATTGAGGAGGCCGCCACCCTCTTTCCCCACGCCGAGGGCTTCCTTCTCGCCCCCTGGGGGACGCTCTCGGGCCTCAAGGCCCGGCTCCAGCGCTACATCGTCTTTGACCGGGTGGAGCTTTTGGAGCTTCCCCTCTTCCGCCTCCTCCACGCCGACGGCCGGGAGGAGGTGGCGGAGAGGGGGGAAGGGGGGCTTCCCCTCGAGGTCTTCCCCGTTTACGCCCTTCTCAAAGGGGTGCCCCTCCTTGGGGACATCCAGGGGGAGCTCCCCCAGAGCGTGGGGCTTCTCCACCTGGTGGACTACGGCAAGGGGTGCTACGTGGGCCAGGAGATCATGGCCCGCACCGAGGGGAAGGAGGTTCCCTACCGCCTGGTGGGCCTGAAGGCCCTGAGGGCTGGGGAGGTGGGGGAGCTCTTCCTGGAGGGGAAGCGGGTGGGGGAGATCAAGCGCCTGGAAAGGACGCCTTTCGGCCTTCTCGGCCTGGGGCTCGTGCGCAAGGAGGTACCCTTGGGAGGCGCGGTGACGGGGGGTGGGGGGGAGTACCTCCTCCTCCCATACCCCTTTGCGGAGGCCCTATGGAGCGGGCAGAGATCATCGGGGTAG
- the mltG gene encoding endolytic transglycosylase MltG: MPKGPRLWLLWGVVAFFLTFALLLLYALWLLGPTGKEATVRIPRGTTGAEAARILEEAGLLRSGYLFSAYLRFSGRAKRLIPGVYRLQGEGAFRLARALTGGERPLTVTLTFPEGMRAVDYAERLARAGLDGEGFLRLVESPGALKPPYVEGRGLEGYLFPATYPFDLLATPEEVLRAMLRRFEAELTPPVRRLLEERGLSVHAWVTLASIVQVEAGSEGEMPKIAGVFLNRLERGMPLQADPTVAYALGKALPELSRPAGDFAVDSPYNTYRYPGLPPGPIANPGRAALVAVLNPVRADGRGRPYLYFFHARGRLFLNVDYEGHLRDLARYRYASP; this comes from the coding sequence TTGCCCAAGGGCCCTAGGCTATGGCTTCTTTGGGGGGTGGTGGCCTTTTTCCTCACCTTCGCCCTCCTCCTCCTCTACGCCCTCTGGCTCCTGGGCCCCACGGGCAAGGAGGCTACGGTGCGCATCCCCAGGGGGACTACGGGGGCGGAGGCAGCCCGGATCCTGGAGGAGGCAGGGCTCCTGCGTTCCGGCTACCTTTTCTCCGCCTACCTGCGCTTTTCCGGCAGGGCCAAGCGCCTCATCCCCGGGGTCTACCGCCTCCAGGGCGAGGGGGCCTTCCGCCTGGCCCGGGCCCTCACCGGCGGGGAGAGGCCCCTCACCGTCACCCTTACCTTCCCCGAGGGCATGCGGGCGGTGGACTACGCCGAGAGGCTTGCCCGGGCGGGCCTGGATGGGGAGGGCTTCTTGCGGTTGGTGGAAAGCCCCGGGGCCCTGAAGCCCCCTTACGTGGAGGGCAGGGGCCTCGAGGGCTACCTCTTCCCCGCCACCTACCCCTTCGACCTCCTCGCCACCCCCGAGGAGGTCCTCCGGGCCATGCTCCGCCGCTTTGAGGCCGAGCTCACCCCCCCGGTGCGGAGGCTTTTGGAGGAGCGGGGGCTTTCCGTTCACGCCTGGGTGACCCTGGCCTCCATCGTCCAGGTGGAGGCGGGAAGCGAAGGGGAGATGCCCAAGATCGCCGGGGTCTTCCTCAACCGGCTGGAAAGGGGCATGCCCCTCCAGGCGGACCCCACCGTGGCCTACGCCCTGGGCAAGGCCCTGCCCGAGCTCTCCCGCCCCGCTGGGGACTTCGCCGTGGACTCCCCCTACAACACCTACCGCTACCCGGGCCTCCCCCCGGGGCCCATCGCCAACCCGGGGCGGGCAGCCCTTGTCGCCGTGCTAAACCCCGTGCGCGCCGACGGGAGAGGCCGCCCCTACCTCTACTTCTTCCACGCCAGGGGGCGGCTTTTCCTAAACGTGGACTACGAGGGGCACCTGAGGGACCTCGCCCGTTACCGCTACGCCTCCCCGTGA
- a CDS encoding carbohydrate ABC transporter permease gives MRRKLPLALFSLPALLSLGVFVLYPFLDVLRFSTWDWSGLADPRPVGLGNYQDLLRDPAFWGSLWVTLKFMALALPLFVGLSLALAVALEGAPYERFAKGLLFLPGLVTLGGATLSWYTLFTPEYGALAQFLPIPPWDRDGFWALVMVVLFTLWRHLGYGVLVASARLKAIPRGLLEAAYVDGAGPFEAFRHVVLPLMRPAVAFLVVVGTILSLQSYAAVFLLTRGGPFGATRVLGYYLYETGFESFRLGYAAAVTVVILLLTLLFAYAQLRLLRHGEA, from the coding sequence GTGCGGCGGAAGCTCCCCCTCGCCCTCTTCTCCCTCCCCGCCCTCCTCAGCCTAGGGGTCTTCGTCCTCTACCCCTTTTTGGACGTCCTCCGCTTCTCCACCTGGGACTGGTCCGGCCTCGCCGACCCCAGGCCCGTGGGCCTAGGGAACTACCAGGACCTCCTCCGGGACCCTGCCTTTTGGGGAAGCCTCTGGGTCACCCTGAAGTTCATGGCCCTGGCCCTGCCCCTCTTCGTGGGGCTATCCCTGGCCCTGGCCGTGGCCCTGGAAGGGGCCCCCTACGAGCGCTTCGCCAAGGGCCTTCTCTTCCTCCCGGGTTTGGTCACCCTGGGCGGGGCCACCCTGAGCTGGTACACCCTCTTCACCCCGGAGTACGGGGCCCTGGCCCAGTTCCTCCCCATCCCCCCCTGGGACCGGGACGGGTTCTGGGCCTTGGTCATGGTCGTCCTCTTCACCCTGTGGCGGCACCTGGGCTACGGGGTCCTGGTGGCCTCGGCCCGGCTCAAGGCCATCCCCAGGGGGCTCCTCGAGGCCGCCTACGTGGACGGAGCGGGGCCCTTTGAGGCCTTCCGCCACGTGGTCCTCCCCCTCATGCGGCCTGCGGTGGCCTTCCTGGTGGTGGTGGGGACCATCCTCTCCCTCCAGTCCTACGCCGCCGTCTTCCTCCTCACCCGGGGAGGGCCTTTCGGGGCCACCCGGGTCCTGGGCTACTACCTCTACGAGACGGGCTTTGAGAGCTTCCGCCTGGGCTACGCCGCGGCGGTGACCGTGGTCATCCTCCTCCTCACCCTCCTCTTCGCCTACGCCCAGCTCAGGCTCCTCCGTCACGGGGAGGCGTAG
- a CDS encoding CinA family nicotinamide mononucleotide deamidase-related protein — protein MERAEIIGVGTELIYGETLDTNTQEIAKSLEPYALKVERTLRVVDEVSPLAREVAEAWARARLLVLSGGLGPTPDDVTREAVALALGEPLELDEAMLSRIEALFRARGRPMPQANRKQALRIPSARWLENPRGTAPGWWVRKEGKDLVLLPGPPPEWRPMWREVLRGLSLPRRAYAKRVLKTWGLGESDIVERLGGLFLRGKEVEVGTYPKLHGVEVVVRGREDLVADLSERIRKKLLKEVWGEGEMTLAEAVKRRLELEGATLSTMESLTGGLLGAEITRLPGASRFYLGGVVSYSVGAKARFGVPEERLAKTVSAETAKAMAEAARALFGSTYALSTTGVAGPDPLEGEAVGTVYVALAGPEGVEARRYRFPGDREVVRLRSVYAALALFVT, from the coding sequence ATGGAGCGGGCAGAGATCATCGGGGTAGGCACCGAGCTCATCTACGGGGAGACCCTGGACACCAACACCCAGGAGATCGCCAAAAGCCTCGAGCCCTACGCCCTCAAGGTGGAGAGGACCCTGAGGGTGGTGGACGAGGTTTCCCCCTTGGCCCGGGAGGTGGCCGAGGCCTGGGCAAGGGCCCGCCTCCTCGTCCTCTCCGGGGGGCTGGGGCCCACCCCGGACGACGTGACCCGGGAGGCCGTGGCCCTGGCCCTGGGGGAGCCCCTGGAGCTGGACGAGGCCATGCTCTCCCGCATTGAGGCCCTCTTCCGCGCCCGGGGCCGCCCTATGCCCCAGGCCAACCGCAAGCAGGCCCTGAGGATCCCCTCCGCCCGCTGGCTGGAAAACCCCCGGGGCACCGCCCCCGGCTGGTGGGTGCGGAAGGAAGGGAAGGACCTGGTCCTCCTCCCAGGGCCGCCCCCCGAGTGGCGGCCCATGTGGCGGGAGGTGCTCCGGGGGCTTTCCCTGCCCAGGAGGGCTTACGCCAAGCGGGTGCTGAAGACCTGGGGCCTGGGGGAGTCGGATATCGTGGAGCGGCTGGGGGGGCTTTTCCTCCGGGGAAAGGAGGTGGAGGTGGGCACCTACCCCAAGCTCCACGGGGTGGAGGTGGTGGTGCGGGGCCGGGAGGATCTGGTGGCCGATCTCTCCGAGAGGATCAGGAAAAAACTCCTCAAGGAGGTCTGGGGCGAGGGGGAGATGACCCTGGCCGAGGCGGTGAAACGGCGCCTGGAGCTAGAGGGGGCCACCCTTTCCACCATGGAGAGCCTCACCGGAGGGCTCCTGGGGGCGGAGATCACCCGCCTTCCCGGGGCCAGCCGCTTCTACCTAGGGGGCGTGGTATCCTATTCCGTAGGGGCCAAGGCCCGCTTCGGTGTGCCGGAGGAGCGCCTCGCCAAGACGGTCTCCGCCGAGACAGCCAAGGCCATGGCGGAGGCCGCCCGGGCACTTTTCGGCTCCACCTACGCTCTTTCCACTACGGGCGTGGCGGGGCCCGACCCCTTGGAAGGGGAGGCCGTGGGCACGGTCTACGTAGCCCTGGCCGGACCCGAGGGGGTGGAGGCCAGGCGGTACCGCTTTCCCGGGGACCGTGAGGTGGTGAGGCTTCGGAGCGTGTACGCCGCCCTAGCCCTTTTTGTAACATGA
- a CDS encoding DEAD/DEAH box helicase family protein has translation MAAPFALEPFPGLLPTVEVPLLVLVGLTGVGKSTLAEALGLPRLPDRRALVDRYVLPRYGARPPIPREERFRLTRRFREEFPGGVAEVLARGYVAPAPLLLFDGLRGEKEVAFALERLPKALFVLLHAREATRLRRLLARQDAFDRVALSPEEAGRLHELAQGVLSPAELREALALAPAEEVLARLKIVAEEKRNYDPEGPLRLLRGHPRALLLDTEALDLEGEVRAVRAFLEARGF, from the coding sequence ATGGCAGCCCCCTTTGCCCTGGAGCCCTTCCCCGGCCTCCTTCCCACCGTGGAAGTTCCCCTCCTCGTCCTGGTGGGCCTCACGGGGGTGGGGAAGAGCACCCTGGCGGAGGCCCTCGGCTTGCCCCGGCTTCCCGACCGCCGGGCGCTCGTGGACCGCTACGTCCTCCCCCGCTACGGGGCGAGGCCCCCCATTCCCCGGGAGGAGCGCTTCCGCCTCACCCGCCGCTTCCGGGAGGAGTTCCCCGGGGGTGTGGCCGAGGTCCTCGCCCGGGGGTACGTGGCCCCTGCTCCTCTCCTCCTCTTTGACGGGCTTAGGGGGGAGAAGGAGGTGGCCTTCGCCCTGGAGCGCCTGCCCAAGGCCCTCTTTGTCCTCCTCCACGCCCGGGAGGCCACCCGCCTGAGGCGCCTCCTCGCCCGCCAGGACGCCTTTGACCGGGTGGCCCTCTCCCCGGAGGAGGCCGGGAGGCTCCATGAGCTCGCCCAGGGGGTCCTCTCCCCGGCGGAGCTCAGGGAGGCCTTGGCCCTGGCCCCGGCGGAGGAGGTCCTGGCCAGGCTCAAGATCGTGGCCGAGGAGAAGAGGAACTACGACCCGGAAGGCCCCTTGCGCCTCCTAAGGGGCCACCCCCGGGCCCTCCTCCTGGACACGGAGGCCCTGGACCTGGAGGGGGAGGTGCGGGCGGTGCGGGCCTTCCTCGAGGCCCGGGGCTTCTAG
- the recA gene encoding recombinase RecA: MDENRKRALENALKTIEKEFGKGAVMRLGEMPRQQVDVIPTGSLGLDLALGIGGIPRGRVIEIYGPESGGKTTLALTIIAQAQKQGGVAAFVDAEHALDPLYAAKLGVKVEDLLVSQPDTGEQALEIVELLARSGAVDVIVVDSVAALVPKAEIEGEMGDQHVGLQARLMSQALRKLTAVLSKSNTAAIFINQVREKVGVMYGNPETTPGGRALKFYSSVRLDVRKSGQPIKVGNEAVGIKVKVKVVKNKLAPPFREAELEIYFGRGLDPVMDLVNVAVAAGVVEKAGSWFSYGEHRLGQGKEKAVEYLRERPELLEEVRARVLERAGEVVLSASEEEGE, from the coding sequence ATGGACGAAAACAGGAAGAGAGCCCTGGAGAACGCCCTGAAGACCATTGAGAAGGAGTTCGGCAAGGGTGCGGTTATGCGCCTAGGGGAGATGCCTAGGCAACAGGTGGACGTGATCCCCACGGGCTCCTTAGGCCTGGACCTGGCCCTCGGCATCGGGGGGATTCCCCGGGGGCGGGTCATCGAGATCTACGGGCCGGAATCCGGGGGCAAGACCACCCTGGCCCTCACCATCATCGCCCAGGCCCAGAAGCAGGGGGGAGTGGCGGCCTTCGTGGATGCGGAGCACGCCCTGGACCCCTTGTACGCCGCCAAGCTTGGGGTGAAGGTGGAGGACCTCCTGGTCTCCCAGCCGGACACCGGGGAGCAGGCCCTGGAGATCGTGGAGCTCCTGGCCCGCTCGGGGGCGGTGGACGTCATCGTGGTGGACTCTGTGGCTGCTTTGGTGCCCAAGGCGGAGATCGAGGGGGAGATGGGCGACCAACACGTAGGCCTTCAGGCTAGGCTCATGAGCCAGGCCCTGAGGAAGCTCACCGCTGTCCTCTCCAAAAGCAACACCGCTGCCATCTTCATCAACCAGGTGCGGGAGAAGGTGGGGGTTATGTACGGGAACCCCGAGACCACCCCTGGGGGAAGGGCCCTCAAGTTTTACTCCAGCGTCCGCCTGGACGTGCGCAAAAGCGGCCAGCCCATCAAGGTCGGCAACGAGGCCGTGGGCATCAAGGTGAAGGTAAAGGTGGTGAAGAACAAGTTGGCCCCGCCCTTCCGGGAAGCCGAGCTGGAAATCTACTTCGGCCGGGGCTTGGACCCGGTCATGGACCTGGTCAACGTAGCCGTGGCGGCAGGGGTCGTGGAGAAGGCCGGCTCCTGGTTCTCCTACGGGGAGCACCGCCTGGGCCAGGGCAAGGAGAAGGCGGTGGAGTATCTCCGGGAGCGCCCCGAACTCCTGGAGGAGGTCCGGGCCAGGGTGCTGGAGCGGGCGGGCGAGGTGGTCCTTTCCGCCAGCGAGGAAGAGGGGGAGTAG